The Armatimonadota bacterium genome includes the window GGTTGCGGTGAGGATGGGATGACCCCTCCGGCGCGGGCGGCATTCCAGGGCGAGCGGGGCGCCTACAGCGAGGAGGCGGCGCTGGCCCTCTTCCCGGACGCGGAGCCGATGCCGTGCGCCTCGCTGCGCGACGTCTTCGCCGCCGTCACCGAAGGCCGGGCCGCCTGGGGGGTCGTGCCCGTGGAGAACTCCCAGGCCGGGTCGATCAACGAGACCTACGACCTGCTCCTGGCGCACGCGCTTCACATCGTCGGCGAGTACGACCTGCGCGTGCGCCACTGCCTGCTGGCGCTCCCGGGCCGGACGCTGGCCGACCTGCGCGCGGTCTACTCCCATCCTCAGGCTCTCGCCCAGTGCGAGGAGTTCCTGCGCGCCCACCGTTTGGAGGCGATCGCCGCCTACGACACGGCGGGGAGCGCCCGGATGGTGGCGGAGCGCCGGATGGAGGACGCCGGGGTGATCGCCGGCCGTCGGGCCGCGGGGCTCTACGGGCTGGCGATCCTGGCCGAAGGGATCGAGACCAACCCCCACAACTACACGAAGTTCCTGGCCCTCGGCACGGCGCCGGCGCCGCGGTCGGCGGCCAGTAAGACCTCCATCGTCTTCACCACGCGCAACGTGCCGGGCGCCCTGCACCGGGCGCTCGGCGCCTTCGCCGCGCGGGCCATCAACCTGACCAAGCTGGAGTCGCGTCCGCGGCGGGAGGTGCCCTGGGAGTACGTCTTTTACGTGGATTTCGAAGGGCACCGGGACGACCCGGAGGTCGCCGCGGCCCTGCGGGAGCTGGAGGCCGTCGCCGCCTTCGTCCGCGTCCTGGGATCGTATCCGCGCGCGCCGCGTCCGCTGTGAACATCCTCCCGCTGGGCGAGTGCGCCGTGCTGATCGAGCTGGAGGACCGCCTCGATCCGGCCGTCAACGGCCGCGTGCGCGCCCTGGCCCGGCACCTGCGGGATCTGCCCGGCGTGGAAGACGTGGTCCCGGCCCTGCGGTCCGTGACGGTGGTGTTCGATCCGCTGACCGCCGATCCGGCGGTGATCGCGGAGACGGCGGAGCAGGTCCTGCCGGGGCTGACGCCGCAGGCCGGCACGACCGGCCGGACCTTCGAGGTTCCGGTCGCCTACGGGGGAGCGGCCGGCCCCGACCTGGAGGAGACCGCCGCATCCCTGGGGCTGAGCGCCGAGCAGTTCATCCGGATCCACGGCGGCGTGGAGTACACCGTCTTCATGCTCGGCTTCACGCCCGGCTTTCCCTATCTGGGCATCCTGCCCGAGGAGATCCGTGTTCCCCGCCTGCCCGTCCCGCGGGTGCGGGTGCCGGAGGGGTCGGTGGCGGTGGCCGACGCGATGACCGGCATCTATCCCCTGACATCGGCCGGCGGCTGGCGTCTGATCGGGCGGACCCCGCTGGCGATCTACGACCCCCGCCAGGCCGATCCCGTGCTGTTCCGCCCCGGCGACCGGGTGCGCTTCATCCCGGCGCCGCCTTCGCCCGTCCCGGAACGTCCCGGGCCCTCGCCGCTGCCCCTGCCGCGGCGTCCCGTCTTCGAG containing:
- the pheA gene encoding prephenate dehydratase, with the translated sequence MTPPARAAFQGERGAYSEEAALALFPDAEPMPCASLRDVFAAVTEGRAAWGVVPVENSQAGSINETYDLLLAHALHIVGEYDLRVRHCLLALPGRTLADLRAVYSHPQALAQCEEFLRAHRLEAIAAYDTAGSARMVAERRMEDAGVIAGRRAAGLYGLAILAEGIETNPHNYTKFLALGTAPAPRSAASKTSIVFTTRNVPGALHRALGAFAARAINLTKLESRPRREVPWEYVFYVDFEGHRDDPEVAAALRELEAVAAFVRVLGSYPRAPRPL